In Bacteroidota bacterium, a single genomic region encodes these proteins:
- the serA gene encoding phosphoglycerate dehydrogenase: MRVLVTDNLDPICRTLLEEAGIEAAVHLKQSPEELKAFAPKADGWIVRSGTKITADLIEVAQRLRVIGRAGVGVDNIDLAAATRRGILVLNAPDGNTVSTAEHACAMMLALARQIPQAAASLKGGAWERAPFSGAELDGKTLGIVGVGKIGRAVARRMQSFGMRTIGFDPVLSPEAADRVGVELVDLAGLWAESEVITLHAPLNDATRHLINDETLAACREGVYVVNCARGGIVDEAALLRGLESGQVGGAALDVYSQEPPPAALDDLVRHPRVVGTPHIAASTDEAQEKVARQVTQQVIEALHERPVSTPVNAGAIRAAAQPEARPFIDLADRLGRIVGQIAEGQVRRVTVRCYGETTRRYAEVLTVAALRGILTRWSDQPVNLINAPALAREMGLAVDEQRHSEPADFTHLVEVALETDAGTRSVMGTVLGEDDARLVGLDRFRFEAKPEGHLLFYQNVDRPGMLATVGGLLAQAGINIASLALGRDRPGETALTAIGVDEPVPRDVVRQVEAIEGVEDVRVVHV, from the coding sequence ATGCGTGTTCTTGTCACCGACAACCTCGACCCGATCTGCCGGACGCTGCTGGAGGAGGCCGGGATCGAGGCCGCCGTCCACCTCAAGCAGTCGCCCGAAGAGCTAAAGGCGTTCGCGCCCAAAGCCGACGGGTGGATCGTCCGCAGCGGCACCAAGATCACCGCTGACCTGATCGAGGTCGCGCAGCGCCTCCGCGTGATCGGGCGGGCCGGGGTCGGCGTGGACAACATCGACCTCGCGGCGGCGACGCGGCGGGGCATCCTCGTCCTCAACGCGCCCGACGGCAACACGGTCTCGACGGCCGAGCACGCCTGCGCGATGATGCTCGCGCTCGCCCGGCAGATTCCGCAGGCGGCGGCCTCGCTCAAGGGCGGGGCCTGGGAGCGCGCACCCTTTTCCGGTGCCGAACTCGACGGCAAGACGCTCGGGATCGTCGGCGTTGGGAAGATCGGGCGGGCTGTGGCGCGGCGGATGCAGAGCTTCGGGATGCGGACTATCGGCTTCGACCCGGTGCTCTCGCCCGAGGCCGCCGACCGCGTCGGGGTCGAACTCGTGGACCTCGCCGGGCTGTGGGCCGAGAGCGAGGTCATCACCCTCCACGCGCCGCTCAACGATGCGACGCGCCACCTCATAAACGACGAGACCCTGGCCGCGTGCCGCGAGGGCGTCTACGTCGTCAACTGCGCGCGGGGGGGGATCGTGGACGAAGCCGCGCTGCTGCGGGGGCTGGAGAGCGGACAGGTCGGCGGGGCGGCCCTCGACGTCTACAGCCAGGAGCCGCCGCCCGCCGCGCTCGACGACCTCGTCCGGCACCCCCGCGTCGTGGGGACGCCGCACATCGCGGCCTCCACCGACGAGGCGCAGGAGAAGGTCGCCCGGCAGGTCACGCAGCAGGTCATCGAAGCGCTCCACGAGCGCCCGGTCTCGACGCCGGTCAACGCCGGGGCGATCCGCGCCGCCGCCCAGCCCGAGGCCCGCCCGTTCATCGACCTCGCCGACCGGCTCGGGCGGATCGTCGGCCAAATCGCCGAGGGGCAGGTGCGCCGCGTGACCGTGCGCTGCTACGGCGAGACCACGCGGCGCTACGCCGAGGTGCTGACCGTCGCCGCGCTCCGCGGGATCCTCACCCGGTGGAGCGACCAGCCGGTCAACCTCATCAACGCCCCCGCGCTCGCCCGCGAGATGGGTCTCGCGGTCGACGAGCAGCGCCACTCCGAGCCGGCCGACTTCACCCACCTCGTCGAGGTCGCGCTGGAGACCGACGCCGGGACGCGCTCCGTCATGGGCACCGTGCTCGGCGAAGACGACGCGCGGCTCGTCGGGCTCGACCGGTTCCGGTTCGAGGCCAAGCCCGAGGGGCACCTGCTGTTCTACCAGAACGTCGACCGGCCGGGGATGCTCGCCACCGTCGGCGGGCTGCTGGCCCAGGCCGGGATCAACATCGCCTCGCTCGCCCTCGGGCGGGACCGCCCCGGCGAGACGGCGCTGACGGCGATCGGCGTGGACGAGCCCGTGCCGAGGGACGTGGTCCGGCAGGTCGAGGCCATCGAGGGGGTCGAGGACGTGCGCGTGGTCCACGTATGA